The DNA segment AACTATCGCCGATGCGGTGGCGTTGCCGGAAAACGCCGAGGTCACGCGGCTGCTGGCCTGAGTGGGGCTTTTCAGCCGGCGGCGTGCTCTTCGCCAGCTTCTTTCTCGATTGTCCGACGCGCCCGGATCGCCGCGGCGATGAAAACGCGCGAGAGCCCATGATAGAGCGGTTCGCGCGATAGGAGGCGCGAGGTGACATAACCGATCATCGACACCGCCATGATCGGAATGACGGCCTGATGGTCGCCTGTCATTTCCAGGATGATGACGAAGGCCGTCATTGGCGCCTGCACCACGCCTGCGAAATAGCCCGCCATGCCAAGGATCGCCGCCAATGCGATGCTGCTGCCAATGAGAGTGCCGATCGTACTGCCGAAACCGGCGCCGACGGCGAGCGACGGCGCGAAAATGCCGCCTGGAATGCCTGATATCATCGACAGGAAACTTGCCAGCAGTTTTTCGACGAAGAACAGCAGGGGCAGGGCATGTCCTTCCACAGCGCCGCGCGCTTGGTCATAGCCGGTGCCGAACGTGCTGCCGCCGGACGTGACGCCGATCGCGGCAACCACCAGGCCACAGCAACCGGCAAGCATCAGCATGCGCTTGAGAGGCTGCGGTTGTGCCCACCGGCGAACGCGTATGCCGGCATATAGCGCAAAACCGCTGAAAGCTGCCCCAAGCGCGCCGCCGCCGATGCCGCAGATCAGGACGAGCGCCCAATCCGCAAGTGCGGCCGGAGCGGCATTGGCTGTGCCGAAATAATTATAGCTGCCGGAGAGACCGAGGGCGGCAAGGCCGGAGAGGATAACTGCAGTGAGTACCAGACCATTGGCACGCGATTCATAGGTCCTGCTCATCTCTTCGATGGCGAAGACGATGCCGGCGAGCGGTGTGTTGAAGGCGGCGGCAATGCCGGCGGCCGAACCCGCCAAGATCAAGCCTTTGGCCTGCGCCATGCCGCCGAAGCGGGCAACCGCCAGCATGAAGGAGGCGCCCACCTGCACCGTCGGTCCCTCGCGGCCGATCGAGGCGCCGCAGAACAGCCCGAGAATGGTCAGCACGATCTTTCCAAAGGCAAGCCGAAGCGACAGCAGCTTCGTGCGGTCTTCGTCATGATGCAGATGCCGCGCCGCGATCGCCTGCGGAATGCCGCTGCCTTGAGAATTCGGAAACAGTGTCGCCGCAAGCCAGGCTGAGAGCACGAAGCCGAGCGGCGTCATGACGAGCGGCAACAGAGAGGTCCATTCTCCGGAACTTATCACTCCGGCAAAGGCGCGCTGCGCCAGGTCGGCCAGCTTGGCGAAACCGACGCTGATTACTCCGATCGCCAGAGCCCCAGTCCAAAACACCAGCCGCGGCCGCCAGAGATGGATCGAACCCCAGAAAACACGAGAACGGCGGAGGAGTTTGGATTTGCGGTAGATAGGGGGCATGGATTTCGAGCCGGACGGACTATCAAATCGTGACGCTGCACTTTAGGTCCGAACGTTTAACCGCAGGATAAAGATCGCGATAGTCAAACTGTGTTACGGTCGTTCACCTCAGACCCGCATTGACTGACACGACGGTGACCGTCCTTGCCGTCCGGCATCAGCGGGAAGAGGATTATCACTGAAGCCCATCGACGGTTACCGATCGCTCACCGCCCATCGCGGGTTGATCCACGGCTCCTGATTCGATCGCGCCAGCCTTGGCTTGCCGAGAATATGGTCGGCAGCTTTTTCGCCGGTCATGATCGAAGGACCGTTGAGATTGCCGTAGGTGATGTGCGGAAAGATCGAGCTGTCGGCGACGCGCAGGCCATCGACGCCGATGACGCGGGTGTCCGGGTCGACCACGGCCATGGGGTCGTCCTTCGAGCCCATCTTGCAGGTGCCGCAAGGGTGATAGGCGCTCTCCAGATGGTGGCGCAAAAAGGCGTCGATCTGGTCATCGGTCTGGACGTCTGGGCCTGGCTGGATTTCCGGGCCGCGATATTCGTTGAAGGCCTCTTGCCCGAAGATTTCGCGTGTGAGGCGCACGCAATGGCGGAATTTTTCCCAATCCTCCGGATGGCTCATATAGTTGAAGCGGATGACGGGATCGGCCTTGGGGTCAGAGGAGCGCAACGTCACGGCACCCCGCGATTTCGACAGGTTATAGCCGACATGCGCCTGGAATCCGTGGCTCTTCGCCGCCGCCTTGCCGTCATAGCTGATGGCGACCGGCAGGAAGTGATATTGGATATCGGGCTGCTTGACCCCCGGCGCAGATCGCACGAAGGCACAGGCTTCGAACTGGTTGGAAGTGCCGAGGCCGGATTTGAAGAACATCCACTGCGCGCCGGCGATGCCCTGCATGTACCAGGGCAGCCAGGAATAGAGCGAAACCGGCTTCAGGCTGGTCTGCTGGAAATAGAATTCCATGTGGTCCTGCAGATTGGCGCCGACGCCCGGCCGGTTCACTTTCACCTCGATGCCCATCTCCTGTAGATGCGCCGCAGGGCCGATGCCGGAGAGCATCAGCAGCTTCGGTGAGTTGAAGGAGGAGGCCGAGACGATGACCTCGCGGTTCGCCTTGACGATCTCGATCTTGCCACTGCGTTCGATTTCGACGCCTGTCGCACGGCCGTTTTCGATCACCACCCTGCGGGCGAGGCAACGGATCAGTTGGACATTCGGCCGCTTCAGCGCCGGCTTCAGATAGGCGGTCGCCGCCGACCAGCGCCGGCCGGCCCAGGTGGTCTGTTCCATCAGGCCGAAGCCTTCCTGCTTGCCGCCGTTATAATCTTCGGTCGCCTCGAAGCCCGCCTGCTTGCCGGCTTCGATGAAGGCATGGAACAGCGGATTGCGGGCATCGCCGCGCCGCACATGCAAGGGGCCGTCGGTCCCGCGCCAGCCCTCTTCGCCGCCATGCGAATGTTCCATCCGCTTGAAATAGGGGAGCACATCGGCATAGGCCCAGCCATTAGCGCCAAGCTCCTCCCAGCGGTTGAAATCCTCCGCGTGACCGCGGACATAGACCATGCCGTTGATCGAGGACGAGCCACCAATGACCTTGCCGCGCGGCGCCGTGATGCGCCGGTTGTTGAGCTGCGGCTCCGGCTCGGAGAGATAACCCCAATTGTAGCGGCTCATGCTCATCGGCCAGGCAAGCGCCGCCGGCATCTGGATGAAGGGTCCAACATCGCTGCCGCCAAATTCCAATACGATGACCGAATGCTTACCGTCTTCCGACAGCCGATAGGCCATGGCGGAGCCGGCGGAACCTGAGCCGATGATGACGAAATCTGCCTGCATTTTTGTCTCCGTGTGGCCGCCCCGATCCTTCGAGGCTCGCCTTTGGCGAGCACCTCAGGACGAGGCGGATCATCGTCTGCGTTTGCGATTGGTTGTTCTCGACCTCACCCTAAGGTGCCGCCGCAGGCGGCCTCGAAGGGCGGGGTTGAGCCGCGATGTTGCGTTAATAAGGCGCCTGCACCGGCCCCATGCCGACATAGACCGTCTTCAGCTCGGAATAATGCTCCAGCGCCGCCAGCGAGTTTTCGCGGCCGAAGCCGGATTGCTTGGAGCCGCCGAAGGGGATTTCCACCGGGGCAAGGTTGTAGGTGTTGATCCATAGCGTGCCGGCTTCGAGCTGGTCGACGATGCGGTGCGCGCGAGTGAGATCGGCGGTAAAGACGCCGCCGGAAAGGCCGAATTCGGTGGCGTTGGCGCGAGCGATCACCTCTGCCTCGTCATCGAAATCCAGCACGCACATCACCGGGCCGAAAATCTCTTCGCGGGCGATCGTCATGTCGTCGGTGACATCTGCGAAAACGGTCGGCTGTACGTAATAGCCTTCGCCGGCGACATTGTTGGGAATGCCGCCGCCGGCGACCAGCGTCGCGCCTTCCGCCTTGCCCTTCTCGATATAGGACAGCACCTTCTCGCGCTGCGCCCAGGACACCATCGGGCCGATTTGCGTTGCCTCGTCCATGGGGTCGCCGATCACCATGGCCTCGGTGCGGGCCTTCAGGCGCTTCAGGAATTCGGACTTGATCTTCCGGCTGACGAAGACGCGCGTGCCGTTCGAGCAGACCTGGCCGGTCGAATAGAAATTGCCGAGCATGGCCCCGCCGATGGCGCTGTCGAGATCGGCGTCGTCAAAGACGATCAGAGGCGACTTGCCACCGAGCTCCATGGTGACGTGCTTCAGGCTTCCCGCAGCCGATGCGGCGACCTTGCGGCCGGTCGGCACGGAGCCTGTCAGCGACACCTTGGCAACGTCGGGATGGTTGATCAGTAGAGGCCCGGTTTCGCGGTCGCCCTGGATAACGTTATAGAGCCCCTTCGGCAGGCCGGCCTCAATCAGGATCTCGGCAATCTTCAGCGCGCCGAGCGGCGTGTTTTCGGAGGGCTTGAACACCATGGCGTTGCCGGCGACCAGCGCCGGCGCGCCCTTCCAGCAGGCGATCTGCTGCGGATAGTTCCAGGCGCCGATGCCGACGCAGACGCCGAGCGGCACACGCTTGGTATAGGCGAAATCGCCGCCGAGCGGGATGTAGGAACCGTTGAGGCCGGCAGCGGCCACGCCGCCGAAGAATTCGAAACTGTCGGCGCCCGAGGTCGGGTCCGCGACGATCGTCTCCTGGATCGGCTTGCCGGTGTCGAGCGTTTCCAGTTCGGAAAGCTCGCGGTTGCGCTCGCGCATGATCTCGGCGGCGCGTTTCAGGATGCGACCACGCGCCGTCGGGCTCATCGCCGCCCATTCCGGCTGCGCGCGTTTGGCGCTGGCGATCGCTTTTTCGACGATGGCGGGAGTTGCCGCATGTAGCCGGGCAATAACTTCACCGGTCGCGGGATAGATGCTTTCAATGGCGGTGCCGTCGGTGTCCTCGACATATTCCCCATCGATGAAATGCGAGGCTTTCGGCTGGGCTTTGAGGGTCATTTTATCGGTCCTTTTGAAGGGCGGCCTTTTGGGAAAGCGGCGCAAGCAGAGCGTTGATGTAATCTTCGGTAAGCGCAATCGACGCTTCGATGCTGATCGGCGCCGATCTCAGACTTTGACGGATATAGAGACCATCGATCATCGCAGCAGCGCCCTCGGCGATGCGTTCTGCGTCTTCGCCCGAACACAGCGCCTTGAGGTTGGCAAGCAGGTTGGAGCGCAGCCGCCTTGCGTAGATGACGAGGAAGCGGCGCGTCTCCTCGGAACGCTGAGCCTCGGCATAGAAGGCGAGCCAGGCGGCAATCGTCTCCGGCGCGAATTGATCGGCCTGGAAACTGACGCGGATGATGGCGGACAGTTTGTCTCGGGGCGTCTTTGCCGAGCTCAGCGCTGTCACCACGCTGTCGCGCAGGCGCTGTAAGTGACTCCTGACGGTCTCGATCAAAAGCTGTTCTTTGCTGCCGAAATAGTGATGGGCGAGGGCGGGAGATACTCCTGCCTGCTTGGCGATTTCGGACATGGTGACGGTCAGCGAGCCGTGATCGCCGATCACGCGCATCGCCGCATCCACAAGCGCCTTGCGGCGCACCGGTTCCATCCCGACTTTCGGCATATATCACCCCTGAGCTGGCGGTGATTATATTTTTGATTGACTGATCAATCAACAAAAAATTAGAGCCGATTTGACCGACAACAGAATCTGCTGCTTTCCGAGATACATCCTGTATCATACCCCCGGGAACGAGGAGGTGCAGTCATGGTCAATGTTCTGGAGGAAGTTCCGCCATCCGCTGTGCGCGGCAAATGGGGATGGTTCGTTGCGCTGGGTGTGTTTCTGCTCATTTGCGGCGGGATCGCATTTGGCAATCTTTTCATCGCGACTGTCGTATCGGTCTATTACGTCGGCATGCTGATGCTGATCGGAGGCGTCATTCACCTGGCGCACGCCTTTCAGGTCCGAGGATGGGAGCATATTCTGTTCTGGGTGCTCAGCGGCCTGCTCTATACGCTCGCTGGTCTTCTTGCCTTCGCCAATCCCTTGCTCGCCTCCGAAGCGCTGACGCTGTTTCTTGCCGTCGCGTTGCTCATAGCCGGCACCTTTCGCGTTTGGGTCGGCCGCAAGGTGAAGCCGGAACCGGGTTGGATATGGATTGTCATCGGCGGGGTGGTGACGGCACTCGCCGGCATTGCCATCGCTGTTGGCTGGCCGCTCAACAGCCTCTGGGTTCTCGGCCTGTTCCTCGCGGTCGACCTTATATTTCAAGGTTGGACGTTGATGGCCTTCGGCTTCGCTCTTAGGCAGTAGCGGCGGGTGACGAGAGGGTAACGAACTACTACTTTTGACAAGAAGTGTGAGCGGCGTTACTCTTTGAAGGCTTCCGTGGAGGAGCGGAGTGGCGCTTAGCTGACGTTACGGCAGGCGCAGTTATCTGAGCATGCATATCTATTGAGATGTGCCTTCGAAGCTCCGACAATATGCATTGGAATATATCTCCAGCAAAGAGTTTTTCTAAAGAACTAAAAAGGGAGAAATATCATGCCGATGGTAACGGTTTCCATCTCTCCGCTTCAGGCTGCCGGCATCCGCGCGGCTGTTGACACCGGAACGTATGCTTCGAGTAGCGAGGTCGTGCGCGAGGCTCTGCGCATGTGGGATGCGGCGCGCAAGCGTGGCGAGATCTGCGATGTGCCCCACGCAGCCAATGATCCCGATAGCGTCGCGAAGAGCAGCCGCTGCGTTGCCGACATGTTCGCTGATTACGAGGCGGAACGACGCCGGCATAACTGAGCGGAGAACCACAACATCCGCCAGGAGATGACCGGCCGCCCCTGGATCGAGGCGGCTTGGCCATGGGTTAACACCCTTTTACCATTCACGAAACTTTCATATGGGGGAAAGGTTTCGTTGACCGTTGTGACGCATCTTGAGCCGAAAATCCGACGAAATCCAAAGTTTTACGCAAAACTTAGATCTAAAATTCTTAAGTGGAGAGGGGCATGTCCCTGACTGCCGCCATCGAGCCGGGTGCATTGCGCCGGTATGCTAGTGACCAGATTGTTACGCTCGCCAAGCTCGTTATCGAAAATGCTTTCCAGCCGATCGTCGAGACAGGCACAGGCGCGGTTTTCGGCTATGAATCCTTGATGCGCGGGCAGGAGCGCATCGGCTTCGACAGCCCGATCGAAATCCTTGACGAGGCCGAGCGCACCGGCCAGCTCCTGGGCCTGGAACAGATGGTGACGAGCCGGGCACTGGCGAAATTTGCGACCCTTGCCAATGCCAGAACCGCAACCCTCTTCCTCAATCTCGATGTCCGGCTGATCCCGCAGGGCGAAATGCTGGTCGACGGTTTGCTGCAGCACATGAAGAAGGCCGGCATCGCGCCGTCCTCTGTCTGCTTCGAATTCTCCGAGCGCTTCGACAATACCAGCGTGCCGGAATTTTGCGATCTGGTCGCCAAAATGCGCGACGCCGGCTTCAAGCTTGCGATCGACGATTTCGGGGTCGGTCACGGCGAGATGAAGCTGTTATCGGACTATCCCGTCGACTATCTCAAGATCGATCGGCACTTCGTCGCCAATATCGATCGCAACGCCCGCAAGCGTCACATTCTCAGAAACCTCGTCCATATCGCACATGTCCTTGGCACGCGCGTCATCGCCGAAGGCATCGAGACCGAAGCGGAGTTCCTGGTTTGCCGCGAATTCGGTGTCGATCTCGTCCAGGGCTGGTTCATTGCCCGGCCGACGACGCTGATCAACGAGCTGAAACCCAGCTTCCCGCATCTACAGGATCTCGGCAAAATGGTCCGCAACAGCCAATCGCTGGACGAAATTCTCATCCGCAAACAGATCGAAGTGTTGCCGACCATCCGCGAGAATGACAGCATCGACAGCGTTTTCGAACTCTTCCGCCGAAATCCACGGCGAGCCTATTTTCCGGTCGTCAATGCCAACGGCGAGCCGCGCGGCATCATTCACGAATACCGGCTCAAGGAATATATCTATCAGCCCTTCGGCCGCGACCTGCTGAAGAACAAAGTCTATGAACGTTCGATCTCGCATTTCGTCGAGATGGCACCGATCGTCGGTCTGGATTCCGACGCCGATACCCTGATGACGATCTTTGCCAATATGGAAAGCAGCAACTGCCTGATCGTCACCGAGGGTACGCATTATGCCGGCATTGTCTCGGCCGCGTCGCTGATCAAGGTCATCAATGAGAAGCAGCTCAAAATTGCCCAGGATCAGAATCCGCTGACCGGCCTGCCGGGCAATCGCGCCATTCATAATTTCATGCAGAATGCCGGTCGCGACGGCGACGAGATCAGGCACTTCTGCTATTGCGATTTCGACAATTTCAAGCCGTTCAACGATGCCTACGGCTTCCATCTCGGCGACCATGCCATTTCGCTGTTTGCGGCGCTGATGCGGCGCTACTTTTTCGCCGAGCGCCATTTCCTGGGCCATGTCGGCGGCGACGATTTCTTCATCGGCGTGACGGGTTGGAATGTTGACGAACTGCGCGAGGTTCTGGATCGGCTGCTTACCGATTTCCACGCCGACGTCCTGGAATTCTATTCGGCGGAAGACCGCGCCGCCGGCCGCATCCGCGGGCACGACCGCAGCGGCGCGGAGGCGTTGTTCCCGCTAATGCGTTGCTCCATAGGCATCCTGGCATTGCCCGAAGGGCTGGTCATCGATGATATCAGCCGCGTCAGCACCTCGATTGCCGGCATCAAGGCAAAGGCGAAGGAAGACAAAATCGGCGTGGCATATTTGAGTCTGGGCGAGACGAATTGACGCCCTCCCATACCGGCTTCTTTTCAGGCAGCATGCGCTAAACTATCTCCACTGCTTTGCTGGGAGAGGAGAACGAGCCATGCACTTGCCGTCTGAAATGCGTTTTGTGGATTTGCCATCCTTCGGTGCTCCCGAGGTCATGACGATTGCCCGCAGGCCTCTGCCGGTGCTCAAGGACGGCGAGATCCTCGTTCGCGTCGAGGCGGCCGGCGTCAACAGGCCGGATGTTGCCCAGCGCCAGGGCATTTATCCGCCGCCGAAGGACGCAAGCCCTATCCTTGGCCTGGAAATCGCCGGCGAAGTCGTCGATGTCGCACGTGGCGTCACGGAATTCGCCATCGGCAACAAGGTATGCGGCCTCGCCAATGGCGGCGCCTATGCCGAATATTGCGTTCTCCCGGCCGGCCAGGCGTTGCGCTTTCCAAATGGCTACGACGCCGTTCGCGCGGCGGCGCTGCCCGAGACGTTCTTCACCGTCTGGGCCAATCTTTTCCAGATGGTCGGCCTTACCGAAGGCGAAAGCGTCCTGATCCACGGCGGCTCCAGCGGAATCGGCACGACGGCGATCCAGCTCGCGCACGCTTTCGGCGCCACGGTCTACGCCACCGCCGGCTCGAAGGAGAAATGCGAAGCCTGCGAGAAGCTCGGCGCGAAGCGGGCCATCAACTATAAAGAGGAAGACTTTGCCGAGGTCATCAAGGCGGAAACCGGCCATGGGGTCGATGCCATCCTCGACATGATCGGCGCTGCCTATTTCGAGAAGAATCTGGCTTGCCTCGCCAAGGATGGCTGCCTGTCGATCATCGCCTTCCTTGGCGGCGCGGTGGTCGAGAAGGCCAATCTGCAGCCAATCATGGTCAAGCGCCTGACGGTCACCGGTTCGACCATGCGCCCGCGCACGGCGGAAGAAAAGCGCGCCATCCGCGACGATCTCCACTCCCAGGTCTGGCCGCTGCTTGATGAAGGGACCGTCGCGCCCGTCATTTACCGAACCTTTGCCTTCGAAGACGTCGTCGAGGCGCACAAGCTGATGGAGACCAGCAATCACATCGGCAAGATCATGCTGAAGCTGGCCTGATGAGGGTGAACGAGACGGTGACGGCAACGAGGCCCGGCAGCGCCATAGACGCATAAAGCCAGGTGGCGGCAGACACGCTACCGGCGATGCCGCCGGGGTCGGCAAGTCCGGCGCTGTTGACGATCACGCCCGCCAGCGAAGCGCCGAACGCGCCGCCGAGCGACTGCACCATCGAAATGGCCGCCGAAGCCTTGTCCTGCTCGGCACCGCCGACAAGGCGGATGATCCCTGCGATCAGATGCGCCCAGCCAAGACCGACGCCGAAACCCATCAGAAACATGGCGACAACGGTGGGAGCAAGCCAAACGAGCTCTCCAGTCGGATTGTCTCGGGCTACAAAGGCGATCAGTGAAGCGGTGGCGGCGGTTTCGAGCACGCTGCCGACGATGATGGCACGGGCGGCTTGCTTCCCCGAAAACGAGGCGCTGATGAAGGCGGCCGCGGTCCAGCCGAGCGCCACGAGCGCGACGAGATAGCCTGACGCCAGCGGCGCGACACCGTGCATGCTCTGCAGGAAGTAAGGGATATAGATGTCGCTTGTCAGTACCATCATCATCGCGAACATCATCAGATAAAGCCGGGAGATCGGCCTTGCGAGCATGACGGCGTCCTTCGGCAGGAGCCTCGTTTTGCTCTTGCGC comes from the Rhizobium sp. NXC24 genome and includes:
- a CDS encoding chloride channel protein gives rise to the protein MPPIYRKSKLLRRSRVFWGSIHLWRPRLVFWTGALAIGVISVGFAKLADLAQRAFAGVISSGEWTSLLPLVMTPLGFVLSAWLAATLFPNSQGSGIPQAIAARHLHHDEDRTKLLSLRLAFGKIVLTILGLFCGASIGREGPTVQVGASFMLAVARFGGMAQAKGLILAGSAAGIAAAFNTPLAGIVFAIEEMSRTYESRANGLVLTAVILSGLAALGLSGSYNYFGTANAAPAALADWALVLICGIGGGALGAAFSGFALYAGIRVRRWAQPQPLKRMLMLAGCCGLVVAAIGVTSGGSTFGTGYDQARGAVEGHALPLLFFVEKLLASFLSMISGIPGGIFAPSLAVGAGFGSTIGTLIGSSIALAAILGMAGYFAGVVQAPMTAFVIILEMTGDHQAVIPIMAVSMIGYVTSRLLSREPLYHGLSRVFIAAAIRARRTIEKEAGEEHAAG
- the betA gene encoding choline dehydrogenase, translating into MQADFVIIGSGSAGSAMAYRLSEDGKHSVIVLEFGGSDVGPFIQMPAALAWPMSMSRYNWGYLSEPEPQLNNRRITAPRGKVIGGSSSINGMVYVRGHAEDFNRWEELGANGWAYADVLPYFKRMEHSHGGEEGWRGTDGPLHVRRGDARNPLFHAFIEAGKQAGFEATEDYNGGKQEGFGLMEQTTWAGRRWSAATAYLKPALKRPNVQLIRCLARRVVIENGRATGVEIERSGKIEIVKANREVIVSASSFNSPKLLMLSGIGPAAHLQEMGIEVKVNRPGVGANLQDHMEFYFQQTSLKPVSLYSWLPWYMQGIAGAQWMFFKSGLGTSNQFEACAFVRSAPGVKQPDIQYHFLPVAISYDGKAAAKSHGFQAHVGYNLSKSRGAVTLRSSDPKADPVIRFNYMSHPEDWEKFRHCVRLTREIFGQEAFNEYRGPEIQPGPDVQTDDQIDAFLRHHLESAYHPCGTCKMGSKDDPMAVVDPDTRVIGVDGLRVADSSIFPHITYGNLNGPSIMTGEKAADHILGKPRLARSNQEPWINPRWAVSDR
- the betB gene encoding betaine-aldehyde dehydrogenase, whose protein sequence is MTLKAQPKASHFIDGEYVEDTDGTAIESIYPATGEVIARLHAATPAIVEKAIASAKRAQPEWAAMSPTARGRILKRAAEIMRERNRELSELETLDTGKPIQETIVADPTSGADSFEFFGGVAAAGLNGSYIPLGGDFAYTKRVPLGVCVGIGAWNYPQQIACWKGAPALVAGNAMVFKPSENTPLGALKIAEILIEAGLPKGLYNVIQGDRETGPLLINHPDVAKVSLTGSVPTGRKVAASAAGSLKHVTMELGGKSPLIVFDDADLDSAIGGAMLGNFYSTGQVCSNGTRVFVSRKIKSEFLKRLKARTEAMVIGDPMDEATQIGPMVSWAQREKVLSYIEKGKAEGATLVAGGGIPNNVAGEGYYVQPTVFADVTDDMTIAREEIFGPVMCVLDFDDEAEVIARANATEFGLSGGVFTADLTRAHRIVDQLEAGTLWINTYNLAPVEIPFGGSKQSGFGRENSLAALEHYSELKTVYVGMGPVQAPY
- the betI gene encoding transcriptional regulator BetI, with the translated sequence MPKVGMEPVRRKALVDAAMRVIGDHGSLTVTMSEIAKQAGVSPALAHHYFGSKEQLLIETVRSHLQRLRDSVVTALSSAKTPRDKLSAIIRVSFQADQFAPETIAAWLAFYAEAQRSEETRRFLVIYARRLRSNLLANLKALCSGEDAERIAEGAAAMIDGLYIRQSLRSAPISIEASIALTEDYINALLAPLSQKAALQKDR
- a CDS encoding HdeD family acid-resistance protein, translating into MVNVLEEVPPSAVRGKWGWFVALGVFLLICGGIAFGNLFIATVVSVYYVGMLMLIGGVIHLAHAFQVRGWEHILFWVLSGLLYTLAGLLAFANPLLASEALTLFLAVALLIAGTFRVWVGRKVKPEPGWIWIVIGGVVTALAGIAIAVGWPLNSLWVLGLFLAVDLIFQGWTLMAFGFALRQ
- a CDS encoding amino acid ABC transporter — protein: MPMVTVSISPLQAAGIRAAVDTGTYASSSEVVREALRMWDAARKRGEICDVPHAANDPDSVAKSSRCVADMFADYEAERRRHN
- a CDS encoding EAL domain-containing protein yields the protein MSLTAAIEPGALRRYASDQIVTLAKLVIENAFQPIVETGTGAVFGYESLMRGQERIGFDSPIEILDEAERTGQLLGLEQMVTSRALAKFATLANARTATLFLNLDVRLIPQGEMLVDGLLQHMKKAGIAPSSVCFEFSERFDNTSVPEFCDLVAKMRDAGFKLAIDDFGVGHGEMKLLSDYPVDYLKIDRHFVANIDRNARKRHILRNLVHIAHVLGTRVIAEGIETEAEFLVCREFGVDLVQGWFIARPTTLINELKPSFPHLQDLGKMVRNSQSLDEILIRKQIEVLPTIRENDSIDSVFELFRRNPRRAYFPVVNANGEPRGIIHEYRLKEYIYQPFGRDLLKNKVYERSISHFVEMAPIVGLDSDADTLMTIFANMESSNCLIVTEGTHYAGIVSAASLIKVINEKQLKIAQDQNPLTGLPGNRAIHNFMQNAGRDGDEIRHFCYCDFDNFKPFNDAYGFHLGDHAISLFAALMRRYFFAERHFLGHVGGDDFFIGVTGWNVDELREVLDRLLTDFHADVLEFYSAEDRAAGRIRGHDRSGAEALFPLMRCSIGILALPEGLVIDDISRVSTSIAGIKAKAKEDKIGVAYLSLGETN
- a CDS encoding NAD(P)H-quinone oxidoreductase, whose amino-acid sequence is MHLPSEMRFVDLPSFGAPEVMTIARRPLPVLKDGEILVRVEAAGVNRPDVAQRQGIYPPPKDASPILGLEIAGEVVDVARGVTEFAIGNKVCGLANGGAYAEYCVLPAGQALRFPNGYDAVRAAALPETFFTVWANLFQMVGLTEGESVLIHGGSSGIGTTAIQLAHAFGATVYATAGSKEKCEACEKLGAKRAINYKEEDFAEVIKAETGHGVDAILDMIGAAYFEKNLACLAKDGCLSIIAFLGGAVVEKANLQPIMVKRLTVTGSTMRPRTAEEKRAIRDDLHSQVWPLLDEGTVAPVIYRTFAFEDVVEAHKLMETSNHIGKIMLKLA